In Streptomyces sp. NBC_01717, one DNA window encodes the following:
- a CDS encoding CBS domain-containing protein, protein MRHRRVFDMMTPTVVSVQRGTTFKEIARLLDEFDITAVPVVDEDDRPVGVVSEADLLHSRSSRGRANTAVDLMNHPAITAAPEWNVVRAARVMEKDKIKRLPVVDGEGRLIGVLSRSDLLQLFLRRDHAIQEEILEDVLTHTLRLSPSSLTVEVADGLVTLSGTVRRRSLVPVILRLCRSVDGVVDVINRLSYEQDDMPVDARTGTQG, encoded by the coding sequence ATGAGGCATCGCAGAGTCTTCGACATGATGACGCCGACGGTCGTAAGCGTCCAGCGCGGCACCACGTTCAAGGAAATCGCCCGGCTCCTCGACGAGTTCGACATAACCGCGGTGCCCGTCGTGGACGAGGACGATCGTCCCGTAGGCGTCGTCTCCGAAGCCGACCTGCTCCACAGTCGCAGCTCCAGGGGCCGCGCGAACACCGCCGTCGATCTCATGAATCACCCGGCGATCACTGCGGCGCCCGAGTGGAACGTCGTCCGCGCGGCCCGTGTCATGGAGAAGGACAAGATCAAGAGATTGCCCGTTGTCGACGGCGAAGGCCGGCTGATCGGCGTCCTGAGCCGCAGCGACCTCCTACAACTCTTCCTGCGCCGGGATCACGCAATCCAGGAAGAGATCCTCGAAGACGTTCTGACGCACACACTCCGGCTCAGCCCCTCGTCTCTGACCGTCGAGGTCGCCGACGGTCTCGTGACCCTCAGCGGCACCGTGAGACGGCGAAGCCTCGTCCCCGTCATCCTGCGCCTGTGCCGGAGCGTCGATGGCGTCGTGGACGTGATCAATCGGCTCAGCTACGAGCAGGACGACATGCCGGTCGATGCACGGACGGGCACCCAAGGGTAG
- a CDS encoding CBS domain-containing protein — translation MLHRTVSEVMTRDVATASPEATLKSVAWSLDYNDVSALPVVDTRHHPIGIISEADLLRRQAGLPDTEGRDQMRETAAVDRRIMDARTAGELMSTPVLTARPDWGIVETARFLNARGVKRLPVIDDTGTLMGIVSRSDLLRPMLRRDDAIHDEIVDEVLGRTLRMTPGGVTVTVQEGVVTLSGTIEEHSTIPIIEHLCLSVDGVVSIDQYLEYAVEDLPPDSARDTDDR, via the coding sequence ATGTTGCACCGCACTGTCTCCGAAGTCATGACCCGGGACGTGGCCACGGCCAGCCCCGAGGCGACACTCAAGTCGGTCGCCTGGAGCCTCGACTACAACGATGTCTCGGCTCTGCCCGTTGTGGACACCCGCCATCACCCCATCGGCATCATCTCCGAAGCCGATCTGCTCCGCAGACAAGCCGGGCTGCCGGACACAGAGGGCCGTGACCAAATGCGCGAGACGGCCGCTGTGGACCGCCGCATCATGGACGCCCGCACAGCTGGCGAACTGATGTCCACGCCCGTGCTGACGGCCCGGCCTGACTGGGGCATCGTCGAAACAGCCCGCTTCCTGAACGCGCGCGGGGTCAAACGCCTTCCGGTGATCGACGACACAGGAACACTCATGGGCATCGTCAGCCGGTCCGACTTGCTGCGGCCGATGCTCCGCCGCGACGACGCCATACACGATGAGATCGTCGACGAGGTGCTGGGCCGAACTCTCCGGATGACGCCAGGGGGCGTCACAGTAACCGTGCAAGAAGGGGTCGTCACCCTGAGCGGCACGATCGAGGAACACTCAACAATTCCGATTATTGAACACCTGTGCCTTTCCGTCGATGGTGTCGTCAGCATCGACCAGTACCTCGAATACGCGGTGGAGGACCTGCCCCCGGATTCAGCGCGTGATACAGACGACCGCTGA
- a CDS encoding CBS domain-containing protein, translated as MRTVDDVMTHAVISVNRTAPFKDIVKTMRQWRMSALPVLTDEGQVVGVVSEADLLLKAQGGDESRAVSAGQLMTVPAVTVTRNASIAGAARLMARGHLKRLPVVDDDGRLIGLVSQGDLLKIYLRPDEDIAEELRELIMAELIPSGSATVHVQVSDGAVRLDGCIPDPLLNDVLVRVARTVPGVVDVTARLDVEVPA; from the coding sequence ATGCGTACCGTCGATGACGTGATGACGCATGCCGTTATCTCGGTCAACCGCACAGCGCCGTTCAAGGACATCGTGAAGACCATGCGGCAATGGCGGATGAGCGCTCTGCCCGTCCTGACGGACGAGGGACAAGTCGTTGGCGTGGTCTCCGAAGCAGACCTTCTGCTCAAAGCGCAAGGCGGGGACGAGTCCCGCGCCGTCTCCGCCGGTCAACTCATGACCGTACCCGCCGTGACGGTTACCCGAAATGCAAGCATCGCGGGTGCCGCTCGGCTGATGGCCCGCGGCCACCTCAAGCGGCTGCCCGTTGTCGACGACGACGGCCGCCTGATCGGGCTGGTCAGCCAGGGTGACCTTCTGAAGATCTATCTCCGCCCGGACGAGGACATCGCCGAAGAACTGCGTGAATTGATCATGGCTGAACTCATCCCGTCCGGCTCGGCAACCGTGCACGTCCAGGTGTCCGACGGTGCCGTCCGCCTGGACGGCTGCATCCCCGACCCATTGCTCAACGACGTGCTGGTCCGTGTCGCGCGCACGGTGCCGGGAGTCGTGGACGTCACGGCCCGGCTCGACGTCGAAGTCCCCGCCTGA